The Deltaproteobacteria bacterium genome contains the following window.
GCCATCGTTGTCGCCGATACCGACGTTGTTATGCAGAATATCGATACGTCCGAATTGCCGGACGCAGGCCTCCGCCATCTTTTTGCAGTCCTCGCTTTTGGTCGCATCGGCTTGGAAGGGCACAGCGGTGCCGCCTTCTTTCGCGATCATGGCACAGGTGTCTTCGGCGGAACTGAGTCGATAATCGACCACTAGCACTTTCGCGCCCTCGCGTGCGTACAAGAGCGCCGACGCGCGTCCGTTGCCGATCGTCTCCCCTGGCGTTTGTCCAGCGCCGACGACGATGGCGATTTTGTCTTTGAGTCGATCTCCCATAGCTTCCTCCTTCGGAGAGAATTCAGAAGCCAGGAGTCAGAATCCAGAAGAGAACGCCAGCTACGAATCGTTCTTTTCCTTCTGGCTCCTGTATTCTGACTTCTGTATTCTTTCGTGCCTTGTCGCTCACGTATTCTCGAACGACGTAGCCAATCCCGGATCGAGCTGCACACCCAATGTGTTCAGCGCCATCGACACCAAGTTGTACTGTCCCACGGCAAACACGATGTCCATTAACTGCTGCACGTTGTAGTGCTCGCTGAGCCCCTGCCACGTCGCGTCGGTAATGAAGGCGTCTTTGAACAGCTCGTCAGTGGCTTTGAGGAGGAACGCATCGCGTTCGCTCCAGCCTTTCGCCGTCGGTCCGACCTTGATGCGATGGACTTCGTCATCGGTGAGACTTGCCTGTTTGCCGATGCGCACATGCTGCGCCCACTCGTATTCGGCTTCGCACAACCAACCGATGCGCAAGATAATCAGCTCGCGTTCGCGCGCGGGGATAGTCGATTTGAAGAGTACATGGTTGCCGAACACCAGCCAGCGGCGGAGTAGGTCCGGGTGGTGGGCCAGGGTCTTGAAGATGTTGGGCACTTCCCCTTGGCCGACTTTAATTTCGCGTAGCGTGTTCTTTACCGTGTCGTTCCACTGCGACTCGTCGAGCGGCGCCACGCGGGGGGTGTTAATTTTCATCGCTGTTCCTCCTAGGCGTATTTTTTCTTGAAATAGGGAATGACGTATTTGCCGTAGAGATCGATGGCGTGCATGGTTTTCTCGTGCGGAATGCCCCAAAACTGCATCATGCACAGGAAGAGGTCGAGATTGGCCGCCTGCTGAATGCGCTCCATCTGTTTGATGCAGGTGTCGGGATTGCCGACCACACACATGCCGTTATCGATCAGGAACTGAAGATCGACTTTGCCGGGATCGACACCTTCATACTCGCGCACCGGCTTCGGGCCGGCGGCGGAGATTTGGTCCAGGGTTTGTCCGCTTTTGCGCGCTTCGAGCACCGGCGCAGTCGATTGCAGCGTCGTGGCCACATACGACATGAACGACCGATTCGCTTCTTCCTGCGCTTGTTTGTCGGTGTCGGCACAGTGCACGAGCGCAAACGCTCCGGCTTTATTATTCACGAAGGCCCCGGGCGGCTGCGCGGTTTTAATGGCCTCGCGGTACATCTGCACCCGGCGACCGAGTTCTTCCGGTGCCACGAGCAACGTGAACGAGAGCAACCCCAGGCCTTTTTGTCCGGCGACGACGTGCGTCTCCTTGCTCGTGCTCGCTACCCAGATGGGAGGATGCGGCTTCTGGATCGGCATGGGCACGACCGTGCGCTCCGGGATGTTGAAGTATTTGCCTTGATGGGAGAACGTGCCGTCTTTGCTCTTCCAGATGGTGGTGATGATATCGAGCGCTTCTTCCCAGCGCGCGCGGGTCTCATTGTGGGGAATGCCGAACCCGCCGAGTTCCTGCACGGTGATCGAGCGTCCGGTGCCCATTTCCACACGGCCATGGCTCAGGATGTCGAGCGTGGCGACCCGTTCGGCGACGCGCACGGGATGGTTGTAGGGGAAAGGCAGCAGCACGACTCCGTGGCCGATGCGGATTTTCGAGGTGCGTTGACTGACGGCGCCATAAATCACCTCGGGTGCCGAGGCATGGGCGAACCCCGGCTGAAAGTGATGCTCCACTGTCCAGAACGAATCGAACCCTGACTGTTCCGCCGCCACGACTTGATCCATCACCTGATGAAAGACTTGATATTCGCGCTCGCGATGTTTGAGTGGACTCGCGACCTGGATTTCATAGAAAATGCCGATGTCCATATGGCCCTCCTTTCTGTTACGGGAACCGGAGGTGGACGTGTGTTCCGGCTCGCGCTCCTCTTTATGCTTGAACTTCCGCACCCGCGCAATATGGAAGTTGAAGTCAAGCCACGGAGCTTCTGTATTGACGGTCATTCGTGGTTATGGGAACGTTGCGCTATGAGAACTACCATCGACATTCCCGAACCGTTGTACCGGAAAGCCAAACTGCGGGCCGTAGAGCGAAGGACCAGCTTGAAAGCGCTGGTGCTCAAAGCGTTGGAACAGGAACTCTTACCTGAGTCGCCGGCTCCTCCAGAAGTGCCCTACTTCGCCCGCCGCAAGCTTCTGCCAGAGTTCAAAAAGCTCATGGAGAGCGGTGCGCTGCGTGGAGGGCGAGATTCCACGGAAATGATCTCCGAAGACCGTGATCGCGAGGTGTCATGAGTTATTTCGATTCCAATTACCTTTTTCGTCTGTACTGGGAAGATCCTGGATTTGTCGAGGTGCGGGCATGTGCTTCTCGCTTTCCTTCTCTTTCCTGCGCCGTGCATGGCCGGGTTGAGGTTATTTCTACCTGCCACCGCAAGTTTCGCGAGGGTGCCGCCTCCAATGAGCAATTTCGTTTGCTTGTTCAGCAATTCCAAAACGACTGTGCCCAAAGCGCCTTCACGTGGCTACCGCTCACCTCGGCAGTGTTCCAGCGCGTCGAAGAGGCGTATTTGCACGCTCCTGCCAGCACCTTCCTGCGCGCCGCCGATGCACTGCATCTTGCCTGCGCCCGTGAATACGGGTTCACGGAAATTTACTCGAATGACCGTCATCTCCTTGCCGCCGCGCCATTATTTGCCCTCACCGGTGTCAACGTGATTCCCAGAAGTTGAAGAACTCCGGTCCGTTCCCTACAATCGGCACGACATTGAAGGGAAGTTGCAGCAGAAAATCGAGACGACCGGCTTATTTACTCTTCGATGGAAGATAGTGTAAGTAGAAGACCCCTTTCATTTGTTCTCTTTTCTCATTCATGAGGAGAGGTGAGGAACTCGATTTTTTGGGTGCTGTGGTATTCTTTCTAAAAAGCGATTAGGAGAAGGCGAGTGATGGTTCCCATCCCGTTTCAACATATTGGCAAAGGCGTTTACAGCCTCGCAGAGGCGGAACGTCTCGTCAAAATTCCTCGGCAGCGTATCAGCCGCTGGACCCGAGGCTACACGTATCGGTACAAAGGCGAAGCGCATCGTACCCCCCCACTTATTGCCTGCGATGTGGAACCAGCCGCCGAGAAGGGACCGATTCTGAGCTTTCTCGATCTTCTGGAAGTTCGGTTTCTCGATGCCTTTTTGATGCATGGCGTAAGCCGCAAAGCGGTCAGAATTGCGGCGTTGAATGCGCGGGAACTGTTGGGACGGCATCATCCGTTTTCGACCCGCATGTTCAAGACCGACGGGCGCTCCATTTTTGCAGAGATCGCCAAGGGAACGGATGACAAACACTTGCTCGATGTGGTGAAGAACCAATTCGTTTTCGTGCAAGTTATTAGTCCTTCCCTCTATGCCGGCATAGAGTTTGGGGAGTCCAATGACCCCCAGCGCTGGTGGCCTCTAGGGAAAAAACGCTCTGTCGTGATCGATCCCGAAAGAGGATTTGGGGCTCCGATTGTCGCGCGTAGTGGGGTGCCGACCAGGATTCTCGCGACTGCTTTCAAGACCGAAGGATCGGCTGAGTTTGTCGCCAAGTGGTGCGAAGTGTCCGAACGCGAAGTGCGCGATGCCGTGAAATTCGAAGAACAACTTGCCGCGTGAAGTCTTATCCCCTCCTTTTCCAAAGGAGGGCTAGGGAGGATTTGAAAATCGAAAAGGACTTTTCATGATTCGCTACGATGCAAAGCTGAAAGACTCGTCACGCGCCCTGCGCACTCATCTTACCGATAGCGAACAACTCCTCTGGTCACGACTCCGGCGAAAGCAGCTTCTCGGAGTGCAATTCTACCGCCAAAAACCGCTTGATCGTTTCATTGTGGATTTTTATGCCCCTCGTGTTCGATTGGTTGTTGAAGTGGACGGCTCCCAGCATTTTGGCGCAGAGCAAGTCGAGTACGACAGCCAACGCACCGCAGTTCTAGAGAGTCAGGGACTGCGAATCTTACGGTTCACTAATCTTGAAGTGCTGCAAGAGACCGAAGCTGTAGTGGAAGCAATCTACGGAGCGGTGCTGGAAGCGAAAAATCCTCCGCGCTTTGCGCTGCCCCCTTTACAAAAGGGGGCATGCGGGTCCCCTCCTTTGACAAAGGAGGGACAGGGAGGATTTAAGAATTGAGACCTTTTACAAGGGTCAGGAAAAAACGGGGGGAGGAAGATGAGCGGCGTCCTCTCGCTAACGTCCGCAACGTTTCTGGGTGTGCCAGACGCGAACCGTGCCCGCCGCTCGTGCTCGCACCATACTGCGCCCGGTCGGCGGTGGCAACACCAAATCCCCCCGCGCTTTGCGCGGCCCCCTTTCATAAAGGGGGCGGGTCTACTTCCCCCTTTATGAAAGGGGGATTGAGGGGGATTTCTAGAGACGGCAAGGTAACGCACTAAAGAGAAACCCCGTGACCCGCAAGCACAAACTCGAACTGACCTGGATTGGCAAAGAGCACCGGCCCAAGCTGGAACCGCGCATCTTGCTGGAAGATCCAGAGAAGTCTCACTACGCCCCGCACCGTGTCACCGACCACGACCTTTTCGACAACCGCCTCATCTTCGGTGACAATCTCCTCGCACTCAAAGCCCTCGAACAAGAGTTCACCGGCAAGATCAAATGCATCTACATCGATCCGCCGTACAATACGGGGAGCGCTTTTGAGCACTATGATGATGGCATCGAGCATTCCTTGTGGCTTTCGCTGATGCGGGACCGGCTGGAGATTCTGCAGCAGCTTCTCTCGCGCGACGGTTTAATTTTTTGCTCAATCGACAATGTGGAATTATTCTACACGGGTGTTTTGCTTGATGAAGTATTTGGACGCGAGAATCGCATTGAACTTTTCGTTTGGAAAAAAAGCTATGGTGGGGGTGCAAAATCAAGATATGTCGTGAACCAAAGCGAATTTATCCTCTGCTATGCCAAGGAGATTGAGCAAGTTTCCCCTCTGTTTCTTCCTCCCGACGCGAAGGCCCTAAAGTACTACAAATACAAAGATGAACATTTCGGAACTCGCGGTCCCCATCGTCTTCAACCGCTGGCGACTACAAGTAATGATGAACGTCCTAATCTACGTTACCCAATCAAATATAGAGGCCAAGACATCTGGCCTGAGAAGCAATGGCAGTGGTCAGCAGAAAGAGTTCAAAAAGCGGTGGAGGATAATGGGCTCGTGTTTACAGAACGAAACGGAAAGGTGACGGTTTCCTACAAACAGTACTTGCGTGATGAAGAAGGAGAAGAACGTCGGACAAAGCCAACCTCAATTATAGATGGGTTTTACACACAACACGGGACCTATGAGGGCGTTGCCCTGTTCGGGCAGGAGAGAAAGTTTCAGTTTCCCAAGCCCGAAGGGTTGCTGCATTATCTATTGTCGATGGCGACGCAACCCGGCGACTGGGTCCTCGACTCCTTCGCTGGCTCCGGCACCACTGGCGCAGTAGCGCACAAGATGGGTCGGCGCTGGATCATGGTCGAGTTGGGTGAGCATTGCCATACGCATATCATCCCACGGCTGAAAAAAGTCATTGATGGCACGGACCAAGGCGGCATCTCCAAAGCTGTGGGTTGGCAAGGCGGCGGCGGGTTCCGCTACTTTCGCCTTGCGCCGTCGCTTCTGGAGAAAGACAAGTGGGATAATTGGGTTATCAACAAAACCTACAACCCCGAGATGCTGGCCGAGGCGGTGTGTAAGCTCGAAGGGTTCACCTACGCGCCGAGCGATGCGGTTTACTGGCAGCACGGACATTCCACCGAGAGCGATTTCATCTATGTCACCACACAAAATCTGAGCCACGAGCAGCTTCAGCAGTTGAGCGACGAAGTGGGAGAGAATCGGACATTGCTCGTGCTCTGCGCCGCCTTCCGTGGCAAAGCCGACAGCTATGCGAATCTGACCATTAAAAAGATTCCCACCGCCGTCCTCTCCCGTTGCGAATGGGGTCACGACGACTACAGCCTCAAGGTCGAGAACCTACCCAAGGCACCGCCAAAACCGGGGCAGATGGAACTTGACTTTGCTTGACGAAAGATAGCAACCTCAATAAAGAGCGAGGGAAGCATTCTATGAAAACCTTGAAACGCATCACATTGAACCCGGCCGTGATGGGTGGACGACCGTGCATTCGTGGGCTCCGCGTAACAGTGGGCACAGTCGTTGGCTTGCTAGCATCGGGGCACTCGCGCGAGAAGATATTGACGCTCTATCCGTATTTAGAGGCCGAAGATATTGACGAAGCACTTGCCTACGCGGCTTGGCGAGCAGAAGAAGCCGAGTTGCCATTAGCATCGGCATGAAGCTAGTCGTGGACATGAATCTATCCCCTGTGTGGTTGCCAGTGCTGCAAGCCGCCGGGCACGAAGCATTGCATTGGTCGACTACGGGCGATCCACGGGCCGAGGATAGCGAAATAATGGCGTGGGCGCGGCAGAACGGTTATGTAGTTTTCACTCCGACTCGGAACGGAAGCTGGCAGTCATTCTCGAACGGGAGGTGTTGAAATGGTTCAGGCCGGCCAAAGGCCAGTTCCAGATTTTTTACCGCTGGAATGGCGAGCATCTGGAATATCAACCGGACTTTGTGGCGGAGACGACAGACAGCATCTATATGCTTGAAGTGAAGGCGCGCGGCGAGATGGAAGATGTCGAGGTGCAAACCAAGAAGGATGCTGCTGTGAAATGGTGCAGCTACGCTACTGAGCATGCTCTCAAGAACGGGGGCAAGTCGTGGCAATATCTGCTGGTTCCGCACGATGTGATTGCGGAGAATATGACACTCATGGGGCTTGCCTCAACCAGACAGTAGTAGGGCAATGGTATGAAGTTAAGCTGAAGTGTCATTGCGAGGAGCGTTAGCGATGAAGCAATCTCCAGCAAAACAAGGATTGCTTCGCGGGGTTTATCCTGAGCGTAGTCGAAGGGCTCGCAATGACAAGCGTTCCCTAACTAAACGCCACAAGATATGAAGCTCATGTCCTCCAATTCCGAAGTGCCCCTTCTGCGGGAAGATCCCGCTCGCTCCTATCACGTACCGTGCCCTGTCACCGACCACGACCTCCACGACAACCGTCTCATCTTTGGTGACAATCTGCTCGCCCTTAAAGCGTTGGAGCCGGAGTTCACCGGCAAGATCAAGTGCATCTACATCGACCCGCCGTACAACACGGGCAGCGCGTTCGTGCATTATGCCGACTCGCTAGAGCGTTCGCTGTGGCTGCGCTTCATCGAAGCCCGTCTGGCGGTGCTGTGGGCGTTGCTGCGCGAGGATGGCCTCTTGGCCGTGCAAATCGACGATAACGAGTTCGCCCGGCTGTTCTTGCTCATGGCGGAGGTGTGCGGCGAACATAATCTCAAAGTCATCGCGGTGAAGATGGCGGAGCCGACCGGAGTGAAAATGGCGCACGTCATCAATAGCGGCGGGATTCCTCGACTGAAGGAATACCTTATCCTAGCTGGCAAGTCCGGCATCCGTGGGCTCGATGTCGAGCGGGTGCCCAAGGACAGGTGGGACCCTGAGTATAAACTTGTGCTGGACAATATGAGCAGGGCAGAGCTGCTGGAGTTGAAGGCGATCATCATGAAGGAAGCCCGCTCGGCCGCTGACATGGGACGCGCCGATCATCTCTGCGCCCGGTTCGTCTTTGCCACCACAGATGTCGTCTGCCGTCGCGAGACCGGGGGGCCGTTCACGGAAAGCTGGCTGCGTAGGAACGCCTGGCGGATCGTGCGGACGGTGGCGACGAGTAGCAATGCTAAACGTCTGGCCGATGCGAAACGCGAACTGGTCAGACACGGTGCCGGGGCTTTTGTGGTCGAGACGCCCAAGCGCAAGCTGTACGTTATGAAAACCGACTACAATGCCGCGACTGCGCAACCTCGTATGCGCGTGTTGTTCGCGGACGATTACCTGACGGTCCATCCCGGCGATTTTTGGCAAGACATTAAAACTACAGGCTTGGGTGACGAAGGCGGAGTGGATTTTACTAACGGGAAGAAGCCGGAAGCGTTGCTCAAACGCATCGTCGGCATGTCCACCCAGCCGGGAGACTGGGTGCTGGATGCGTTCGCCGGTTCCGGCACGACTGGTGCCGTGGCCCATAAGATGGGCCGGCGCTGGATCATGATCGAAGTAGGCGATCATTGCCACACGCATCTCATTCCTCGGCTGACAAAGGTTATCGATGGCACGGATAAAGGCGGTGTCACGGAAACCGTGGGCTGGAAAGGCGGCGGTGGGTTCCGCTATTTTCGGGTGGAGCCGACGCTGCGACCTGGTATTTTGTTCATGGAAATTTGAAGGATGTCATTCCGAGGAGCAACGCGACGAGGAATCTCAAGCTGGCAGAGACACAGCGAGATTCCTCGCCTCCATTGCATTCCGGCTCGGAATGACAACCTCTCAGCACTGCCCAGATAGTCTATTAGTTAGCAGCGGTTTGTACGGAAGGAGCCCTCATGCTGGAATTTTTCACTCGCCTCACCGGGCACGCGCCCATGGACGCTTTGCTGCGCGACGCTGGTGCGCGCTGGAAGACCTTGACGGAACAGAGTGACCAGCTTGCTCCTGGAGAGTTGGAGGGGATGTACCCGCTACTGCCCGCAGACGTGGAGATCCCACAAAAATGGGCGGCGTGCTTCTACCTGCTGCCGTACACGGATCAGATGGCTCTGGCGTTTGCCTGGTTGCACTGGTGGCAACAATCGCACGCTGCGGAGTCGGGATTTATCGGCTGGCTGCACCACGGGCCGGGTCTGGCGCTCAATCACGTGTCGCTCCTCAAGGTGCTCACGCAAACGCAGAGCGGCGTGCTCGGCATCGTGCACCATTTCTTAGAGACGATCGTGGAGCATGCTGGAGATTGGAACGGTGACCGCGAGACTGGGCGGGAGATCGTTGCCCTCCTGGAGGAACTCGACACCGAGTATCGCTACAACATTCATGATCGCGAGTTGTGGCCGGCGGTGTGGCAGTTGCTTGACAGCCCCGTCTAAAGAATGCCAGACTTGGCCGGGCGAAGGAGGGACGCCATGCCAGAAGCCGCCTCATTATCTTCCCAACGGATTCATGTGACCGAAGATGACCCCATCGAAGCGCTCTATGCGCGCGGCGTGACCGATGGTCTACCGGTGGTGCCGCCGACCGAGACTCGAGTCCAACGCATGCTGGCCGCGACCGAGCGCGACCCGAGCGAACTGATCGGTCTCATCGGCCCCAACTACGGACGCGCCACGATTGAGAAGATCGCCATCAACGCCGTCATGGCTGGCTGTCATCCGTCGTATTTCCCGGTGGTGCTCGCCGGTGTGGAAGCCATGTGCGAAGAGCAGTTTTGCATTCACGGCATTAACGTGACGACGTTCTCGGCTACGCCCATGGCAATTGTCAACGGTCCGATTCGCAAACAGATCGGCGTGAATGGCGGCCACAACGCGCTCGGACACGGGTTCCGCGCCAACGCCACGATCGGTCGCACTTTCCGTCTGTGCATCATCAATATCGGTGGCGCCAAGCCGCACGAAATCACCAAAGCGACCATGGGGCACCCGGCGCAATACACCTTCTGTGTCGGTGAGAACGAAGAAGAAAGCCCGTGGGAACCGTTCCATGTCGAGCGCGGCTATCGCCCCGAACAAAGCACCATCACCCTGTTTGCCGGTCATTCGCCCATGCAGCTCAATGACCACGCCAGCCGCGACGCCGAACAGCTCGCGCTCTCGCTCGGCTGGACGATGACGGCGTTGTGGAATCACAAGAACTTCCCCTTGTTCTCTGACACGATGTTGGTGGTGTGTCCTGAGCATGCGAAAACTTTTGCCCAAGACGGCTGGTCGAAAAACGATCTCCGTCAGTTCCTCTTCGAGAAGATTCGCCGTCCTCTGCGCGAACTACGGCCTGGGGTCAATGGTGG
Protein-coding sequences here:
- a CDS encoding carboxymuconolactone decarboxylase family protein, with protein sequence MKINTPRVAPLDESQWNDTVKNTLREIKVGQGEVPNIFKTLAHHPDLLRRWLVFGNHVLFKSTIPARERELIILRIGWLCEAEYEWAQHVRIGKQASLTDDEVHRIKVGPTAKGWSERDAFLLKATDELFKDAFITDATWQGLSEHYNVQQLMDIVFAVGQYNLVSMALNTLGVQLDPGLATSFENT
- a CDS encoding type II toxin-antitoxin system VapC family toxin; translated protein: MSYFDSNYLFRLYWEDPGFVEVRACASRFPSLSCAVHGRVEVISTCHRKFREGAASNEQFRLLVQQFQNDCAQSAFTWLPLTSAVFQRVEEAYLHAPASTFLRAADALHLACAREYGFTEIYSNDRHLLAAAPLFALTGVNVIPRS
- a CDS encoding site-specific DNA-methyltransferase translates to MTRKHKLELTWIGKEHRPKLEPRILLEDPEKSHYAPHRVTDHDLFDNRLIFGDNLLALKALEQEFTGKIKCIYIDPPYNTGSAFEHYDDGIEHSLWLSLMRDRLEILQQLLSRDGLIFCSIDNVELFYTGVLLDEVFGRENRIELFVWKKSYGGGAKSRYVVNQSEFILCYAKEIEQVSPLFLPPDAKALKYYKYKDEHFGTRGPHRLQPLATTSNDERPNLRYPIKYRGQDIWPEKQWQWSAERVQKAVEDNGLVFTERNGKVTVSYKQYLRDEEGEERRTKPTSIIDGFYTQHGTYEGVALFGQERKFQFPKPEGLLHYLLSMATQPGDWVLDSFAGSGTTGAVAHKMGRRWIMVELGEHCHTHIIPRLKKVIDGTDQGGISKAVGWQGGGGFRYFRLAPSLLEKDKWDNWVINKTYNPEMLAEAVCKLEGFTYAPSDAVYWQHGHSTESDFIYVTTQNLSHEQLQQLSDEVGENRTLLVLCAAFRGKADSYANLTIKKIPTAVLSRCEWGHDDYSLKVENLPKAPPKPGQMELDFA
- a CDS encoding DUF433 domain-containing protein, with the translated sequence MKTLKRITLNPAVMGGRPCIRGLRVTVGTVVGLLASGHSREKILTLYPYLEAEDIDEALAYAAWRAEEAELPLASA
- a CDS encoding LLM class flavin-dependent oxidoreductase, whose product is MDIGIFYEIQVASPLKHREREYQVFHQVMDQVVAAEQSGFDSFWTVEHHFQPGFAHASAPEVIYGAVSQRTSKIRIGHGVVLLPFPYNHPVRVAERVATLDILSHGRVEMGTGRSITVQELGGFGIPHNETRARWEEALDIITTIWKSKDGTFSHQGKYFNIPERTVVPMPIQKPHPPIWVASTSKETHVVAGQKGLGLLSFTLLVAPEELGRRVQMYREAIKTAQPPGAFVNNKAGAFALVHCADTDKQAQEEANRSFMSYVATTLQSTAPVLEARKSGQTLDQISAAGPKPVREYEGVDPGKVDLQFLIDNGMCVVGNPDTCIKQMERIQQAANLDLFLCMMQFWGIPHEKTMHAIDLYGKYVIPYFKKKYA
- a CDS encoding site-specific DNA-methyltransferase, which produces MSSNSEVPLLREDPARSYHVPCPVTDHDLHDNRLIFGDNLLALKALEPEFTGKIKCIYIDPPYNTGSAFVHYADSLERSLWLRFIEARLAVLWALLREDGLLAVQIDDNEFARLFLLMAEVCGEHNLKVIAVKMAEPTGVKMAHVINSGGIPRLKEYLILAGKSGIRGLDVERVPKDRWDPEYKLVLDNMSRAELLELKAIIMKEARSAADMGRADHLCARFVFATTDVVCRRETGGPFTESWLRRNAWRIVRTVATSSNAKRLADAKRELVRHGAGAFVVETPKRKLYVMKTDYNAATAQPRMRVLFADDYLTVHPGDFWQDIKTTGLGDEGGVDFTNGKKPEALLKRIVGMSTQPGDWVLDAFAGSGTTGAVAHKMGRRWIMIEVGDHCHTHLIPRLTKVIDGTDKGGVTETVGWKGGGGFRYFRVEPTLRPGILFMEI
- a CDS encoding DUF5615 family PIN-like protein, with the protein product MKLVVDMNLSPVWLPVLQAAGHEALHWSTTGDPRAEDSEIMAWARQNGYVVFTPTRNGSWQSFSNGRC
- a CDS encoding DUF559 domain-containing protein, whose protein sequence is MIRYDAKLKDSSRALRTHLTDSEQLLWSRLRRKQLLGVQFYRQKPLDRFIVDFYAPRVRLVVEVDGSQHFGAEQVEYDSQRTAVLESQGLRILRFTNLEVLQETEAVVEAIYGAVLEAKNPPRFALPPLQKGACGSPPLTKEGQGGFKN
- a CDS encoding DUF433 domain-containing protein gives rise to the protein MMVPIPFQHIGKGVYSLAEAERLVKIPRQRISRWTRGYTYRYKGEAHRTPPLIACDVEPAAEKGPILSFLDLLEVRFLDAFLMHGVSRKAVRIAALNARELLGRHHPFSTRMFKTDGRSIFAEIAKGTDDKHLLDVVKNQFVFVQVISPSLYAGIEFGESNDPQRWWPLGKKRSVVIDPERGFGAPIVARSGVPTRILATAFKTEGSAEFVAKWCEVSEREVRDAVKFEEQLAA